From Toxorhynchites rutilus septentrionalis strain SRP chromosome 2, ASM2978413v1, whole genome shotgun sequence, a single genomic window includes:
- the LOC129769189 gene encoding uncharacterized protein LOC129769189 has product MRKCYLLLLLPVVFTAQSPAAVFEDVFELGRPSVTFRSTLENKNGMQAYLRKRNRQRALVPSAISPPRIDSYSAASERYQDFQETLNDRIRLENLKKIATISTKRFDTLPMVQRESKKTHIIPKEVFHFTLSDVMIRHPLPQGYEKQHMSRVKRSENPERREPMAREILWFEHKDAIRREQPNNEERKVDHHRSRRSAEPTDQKAQEKVSFELKDGKVPETTVSSNLRMPFTTSDTFKRGSERRALRRRDVRKERQDIQKNESDLNVEETRRVKINRGNKKKVTNYEDLPLGVQKAIDIAIHENERVNAKSPEEPPKATKYYFGDKKPKVKKPFSAAVNTKLTHPSAKDNMFVPSPQIESGFVPSKQMQGDSNDNLMPEKTTPANWWTPSNLIRPKRLYQKSLYIPPLVVSPQYVNTYKPTMESNKMKELSPGYQHGHETYDSEATKEVIIGDKPKIQYVIKENSHPVRIEPTRTKITLQPTISISYDQEPTAPTAYAEGGHSDYNIPYGPLEVRYQAPKESTKTFQKMNIVVPDQEENNPTQYYSNNNNQVEQSQSQSQSKTQASELSHSSGDGYGSKTRNSIAALSALIGKRPTVQLKGLNDLLHMPVPIGNAQPLQKMKTKVRPQENTAPIVFPMESSTSRPQPKKNNGYRSVKIESVPKANIYDNTSPDVVYNTIQMKPQLRVPMTKDYTPIQESVADISESDFVASTIATPTHATYIVSSTPVVPLLEVNSYENDATGHGYGSYQSTGAPLEIYSTPETIAEPISVQYQSREVSRHNVRQKYEHSDHQLDGNSEHHDESEGYAFGYRVRDFHSGNDFGHVQNRDNGVTRGEYHILLPDGRVQNVRYTADDKGFHADVSYESIHAPHEAEHK; this is encoded by the exons CTTCTACTGCTACTACCGGTAGTATTCACTGCCCAATCACCTGCCGCTGTATTTGAGGATGTTTTTGAGCTGGGGCGGCCGAGCGTCACCTTCCGGAGCACTCTGGAGAATAAGAAT GGAATGCAGGCCTACCTGAGAAAGCGGAACCGCCAGCGGGCTCTTGTACCATCGGCAATTTCACCTCCCCGAATCGATTCTTACTCGGCTGCCAGCGAGCGCTATCAGGACTTCCAGGAAACTCTGAACGATCGTATCCGGTTGGAGAATCTCAAAAAGATTGCCACCATTAGTACAAAGCGCTTTGATACTCTGCCGATGGTCCAGCGCGAGTCCAAGAAAACCCACATCATACCGAAAGAAGTCTTCCACTTCACGCTGTCCGATGTAATGATCCGCCATCCATTACCGCAGGGATACGAAAAGCAGCATATGAGCCGAGTCAAGCGAAGTGAAAATCCGGAACGACGCGAACCAATGGCACGGGAAATTCTCTGGTTCGAACATAAGGATGCGATTAGGCGCGAACAACCAAATAATGAGGAACGAAAAGTTGATCACCACAGAAGCAGACGATCGGCAGAACCCACCGATCAAAAGGCTCAGGAAAAAGTTTCATTCGAACTGAAGGATGGAAAAGTGCCAGAAACGACTGTGTCTTCGAATTTGAGAATGCCGTTCACAACATCGGACACCTTCAAGCGGGGATCCGAACGTCGTGCACTGAGAAGACGGGATGTCAGAAAGGAGCGCCAAGACATTCAGAAGAATGAGTCGGATCTGAACGTGGAAGAAACAAGACGAGTCAAGATCAATCGGGGCAATAAGAAGAAGGTGACCAATTACGAAGACCTGCCACTAGGTGTACAGAAAGCTATCGACATTGCCATCCATGAGAACGAGAGAGTGAATGCGAAATCACCGGAAGAGCCACCGAAAGCTACGAAATATTACTTCGGAGACAAAAAACCAAAAGTGAAGAAACCATTCAGTGCGGCAGTCAACACCAAATTGACCCATCCAAGTGCGAAAGATAACATGTTTGTTCCAAGTCCCCAAATTGAGTCTGGATTCGTTCCGAGCAAACAGATGCAGGGCGATTCAAATGACAATTTGATGCCGGAGAAGACGACACCAGCGAACTGGTGGACACCGTCCAATTTAATTCGACCCAAAAGACTTTATCAAAAATCTTTGTACATTCCACCGCTGGTGGTTAGTCCTCAATATGTAAACACCTACAAACCCACGATGGAATCTAACAAAATGAAGGAACTGTCACCGGGATATCAACACGGACATGAAACCTACGATTCGGAGGCTACGAAGGAGGTGATCATTGGCGATAAACCCAAGATTCAGTATGTCATCAAAGAAAACTCTCATCCTGTGAGAATCGAACCGACTAGAACGAAAATTACCCTTCAGCCGACTATTTCGATTTCCTACGATCAGGAACCGACCGCTCCAACTGCCTACGCAGAAGGTGGACACTCTGATTACAACATTCCATATGGACCACTAGAAGTCCGGTATCAAGCACCCAAAGAATCTACGAAGACCTTTCAAAAAATGAACATAGTAGTTCCTGACCAAGAGGAGAATAATCCCACCCAATATTATAGCAACAATAACAACCAGGTCGAGCAATCCCAATCCCAATCCCAATCCAAAACCCAAGCTTCCGAGTTGAGCCACTCCTCTGGAGATGGTTATGGCTCAAAGACGAGAAATAGTATAGCGGCTCTGTCAGCGCTAATCGGAAAGCGCCCTACCGTTCAACTCAAGGGTCTCAACGATCTATTGCATATGCCGGTTCCGATTGGTAACGCACAGCCACTGcaaaaaatgaaaaccaaagTTAGACCACAGGAGAACACCGCCCCGATTGTTTTCCCGATGGAATCGTCCACGTCACGACCTCAACCAAAGAAAAATAACGGATATCGAAGTGTGAAGATCGAAAGCGTACCCAAGGCGAATATATATGATAATACCAGCCCAGATGTAGTGTATAATACGATTCAGATGAAACCTCAACTTCGGGTACCCATGACGAAGGACTACACACCCATTCAGGAGTCCGTTGCGGACATCTCCGAGTCCGATTTTGTTGCATCGACCATCGCAACTCCCACCCACGCGACATATATTGTTTCTTCCACCCCAGTGGTTCCACTCCTGGAGGTCAATAGCTACGAAAACGATGCCACCGGACACGGATACGGGAGCTATCAATCCACCGGAGCCCCACTGGAAATTTACAGTACTCCCGAGACAATCGCGGAACCAATCAGTGTTCAGTATCAGAGCCGAGAGGTATCCCGTCACAATGTCCGCCAGAAGTATGAACACAGCGATCATCAACTCGACGGTAATAGTGAACACCACGAT GAATCGGAAGGGTACGCCTTCGGTTACCGAGTGCGTGATTTCCACAGTGGCAACGACTTCGGTCATGTCCAGAACCGAGACAACGGAGTGACCCGAGGCGAATATCACATCCTGTTGCCGGACGGACGGGTGCAGAATGTCCGCTACACTGCCGACGATAAGGGTTTCCACGCTGACGTTAGCTACGAGAGCATTCATGCACCCCACGAAGCGGAGCACAAATGA